One region of Alosa sapidissima isolate fAloSap1 chromosome 1, fAloSap1.pri, whole genome shotgun sequence genomic DNA includes:
- the kdsr gene encoding 3-ketodihydrosphingosine reductase, with protein MSSEEVSSISDWLVLNSWWLLLPFIMLLVVAAFVVAFVLLLYMISPLISPKPMKLNGAHVVVTGGSSGIGKCIAVECYKQGAFITLVARDESKLLQAKKEIEKFAINDKQVVLCISVDVSKDYSQVESVIKQAQEKLGPVDMLVNCAGSSISGKFEEVEVDRFRKLMEVNYLGSVYPTRAVITTMKERRMGRIMFVASQAGQIGLFGYTAYSPSKFALRGLAESLQMEMKPYNIYVTVAYPPDTDTPGLAEENKSKPLETRLISETSGVCQPDQVAKIVVRDAVQGNFSSSVGPDGYMLSALTCGMSPVTSITEGLQQIVTMGLFRTIALFYLGSFDSIVRRCMIQREQSKATDKKE; from the exons ATGTCCTCTGAAGAAGTCTCATCGATATCGGATTGGCTCGTGCTGAATTCCTGGTGGCTACTTTTGCCTTTCATCATGCTGCTAGTTGTTGCTGCATTTGTCGTAGCCTTCGTGTTGCTGCTCTACATGATATCACCGCTAATAAGCCCCAAACCAATGAAATTGAACGGGGCCCACGTCGTG GTCACTGGCGGGTCCAGTGGTATTGGGAAGTGCATCGCCGTCGAGTGCTATAAGCAAGGGGCCTTTATCACACTGGTGGCGCGGGATGAG AGCAAGTTGCTCCAGGCGAAGAAGGAAATTGAAAAATTTGCCATAAATGATAAGCAG GTTGTGCTGTGCATATCAGTCGACGTGTCCAAAGACTACAGTCAAGTGGAAAGTGTCATCAAACAG GCCCAGGAGAAGCTGGGGCCTGTTGACATGCTGGTGAACTGTGCTGGCTCGTCCATCTCAGGGAAGtttgaggaggtggaggtggaccgTTTCCGG AAACTGATGGAGGTGAACTATCTGGGTAGCGTCTACCCAACGCGCGCTGTCATCACCACCATGAAGGAGCGCAGGATGGGCCGCATCATGTTCGTCGCCTCCCAGGCCGGCCAAATCGGCCTGTTCGGCTACACCGCCTACTCCCCGTCCAAGTTCGCCCTGCGTGGCCTGGCTGAGTCCCTGCAGATGGAG ATGAAGCCCTATAACATCTATGTGACAGTGGCCTACCCCCCGGATACTGACACACCAGGCCTTGCAGAGGAGAATAAGTCGAAG CCCTTAGAGACCAGGCTGATATCTGAGACATCAGGGGTGTGCCAGCCAGACCAGGTGGCCAAAATCGTTGTCAGGGACGCTGTG cAGGGGAATTTTAGCAGCTCAGTGGGGCCTGATGGCTATATGCTGTCGGCTCTCACCTGTGGAATGAGCCCAGTCACGTCCATCACAGAGGGCCTACAGCAG ATCGTGACCATGGGGCTTTTCCGCACCATCGCCCTCTTCTACCTGGGCAGCTTCGACAGCATCGTGCGGCGCTGCATGATCCAGAGGGAGCAGTCCAAAGCTACCGACAAGAAGGAGTAA
- the zgc:153913 gene encoding carboxypeptidase N subunit 2 gives MISHHRITLLLLLLHCCYIRGCPSQCQCFLGSKVICSEERMYTFPQGLSLQVRELIIITSGLTSIPSNSFLGSPQLTKLAIISNPLRGISPLAFSGLTELGDLEVSGNTRLEAVQLGTLDHLGNLTRLLLNNNELLILEKGLFDHLPKLETLEIRGNAFIWLPASLFGKLKNLHSLDVSMNKITSVEATLLSDLTQLQSLKLGYNQISSLPSDMFKYVPGLKELSLQNNNISNLPEGLFTFLNKLEELNLRDNQLTDVRAGTFPSTLKELNLQGNHLTLLSLGNLPLLTDLVLSKNRFTDLPSDLLKNVTSLEQLDLSENQLSSLPATLFSGLSRIISIHLHKNNLTSLEPDVFQDQVDMERLTLSQNRLQNLPHGFFEPFLETRNVITLRGNPWNCDCNFSYLYTWLEFGGYLVEDLGRTYCKGPAALKGQSLMSVERDQLVCSNNSTIPKPVPADSLQPLDKETFAPNQTNQCILQKNNDVYSIKCTVTKCSNLKIQAHIYGPDGSTTNYILNKEWSVTQCVNGTRTPEV, from the coding sequence ATGATAAGTCACCACAGAATTACTCTGCTTCTGTTGCTTCTGCACTGTTGCTACATCCGTGGCTGTCCTTCCCAGTGCCAGTGCTTcctggggtcaaaggtcatatgcTCTGAGGAGCGAATGTACACATTTCCTCAAGGTCTTTCCCTTCAGGTGAGAGAGCTCATCATCATAACCTCTGGCCTCACAAGCATACCCTCTAACAGCTTCCTGGGCAGCCCTCAGCTAACAAAGCTGGCAATCATCAGCAACCCTCTGAGGGGTATCTCCCCTCTGGCCTTCAGTGGCCTCACAGAGCTGGGGGACCTGGAGGTCAGCGGAAACACTCGGCTGGAGGCTGTACAGCTTGGGACCCTTGACCATTTGGGCAACCTCACTAGACTCCTCCTGAACAACAACGAGCTGCTGATACTGGAAAAGGGGCTGTTTGATCatctgcccaaactggagactCTGGAGATAAGGGGCAATGCATTTATCTGGCTACCTGCTTCACTCTTTGGCAAACTTAAAAACCTCCACTCCCTGGATGTGTCCATGAATAAGATCACCTCAGTGGAGGCCACTCTGTTGAGTGACCTGACACAGCTGCAATCCCTCAAGCTTGGCTATAACCAGATTAGCTCTCTTCCATCAGACATGTTTAAATATGTTCCAGGGCTAAAGGAGCTCAGTTTGCAGAATAATAATATCTCAAACCTGCCAGAGGGACTATTCACTTTCCTAAATAAATTGGAGGAACTTAACCTCCGAGATAACCAACTGACTGATGTGAGGGCTGGCACATTCCCCTCCACTCTGAAGGAACTCAACCTGCAAGGGAACCACCTCACCTTGCTGTCACTGGGAAATTTACCTCTTCTTACAGATCTGGTACTGTCAAAAAATAGGTTCACGGATCTTCCAAGTGACCTTCTCAAGAACGTAACTTCACTGGAACAACTGGATCTATCTGAAAACCAGCTCTCATCTCTACCTGCCACCCTTTTCTCAGGCCTCTCAAGAATAATTTCCATCCACCTGCACAAAAACAACCTGACCTCTTTGGAGCCTGATGTGTTCCAAGACCAGGTTGACATGGAGCGACTGACTCTGTCTCAGAATCGACTGCAGAACCTTCCCCATGGCTTCTTTGAACCATTTCTGGAAACAAGGAATGTGATCACTCTCCGTGGTAACCCGTGGAATTGCGACTGTAACTTCTCATATCTGTATACCTGGCTGGAGTTTGGAGGTTACCTGGTTGAGGATCTAGGTCGGACCTATTGCAAAGGTCCTGCTGCTTTGAAAGGACAGAGCTTGATGTCTGTAGAAAGAGACCAGCTGGTATGCTCCAATAACTCTACCATACCTAAACCTGTTCCAGCAGACTCCCTCCAACCCCTTGACAAGGAAACCTTTGCACCAAATCAAACTAATCAATGCATCTTGCAGAAAAACAATGATGTTTACTCCATAAAATGCACAGTGACAAAATGTTCTAATCTTAAGATTCAGGCCCATATTTATGGTCCTGATGGAAGCACAACAAACTATATTTTGAACAAAGAGTGGTCTGTTACCCAATGTGTAAATGGCACCAGGACACCCGAAGTTTGA
- the cldn1 gene encoding claudin-1: protein MANGGVQLLGFSLAVLGFFGIIASTAMVEWKASSYAGDNIITAQAIHEGLWMSCVSQSTGQIQCKEYDSLLQLSGELQATRGLMVFSILLVAISILVAAVGMKCTACLAENKQQKNKIALAGGIIFIIGGLSALIATSMYGHKIAKDFYNPFTPTNAKYEFGAALFVGWAASVLAIIGGGFLCCNCSTDSSGKGQMYPPTRGGVPGTHV, encoded by the exons ATGGCAAACGGAGGCGTTCAACTTCTTGGTTTCAGTCTGGCTGTGCTGGGCTTTTTCGGAATAATCGCTTCGACTGCAATGGTAGAATGGAAAGCGTCTTCATATGCGGGGGACAATATCATCACAGCCCAAGCCATCCACGAAGGACTTTGGATGTCATGTGTGTCTCAGAGTACTGGGCAGATTCAATGCAAAGAATATGATTCATTACTTCAGCTGTCAG GGGAGCTGCAGGCCACCCGTGGCCTGATGGTGTTTTCCATCCTGCTGGTAGCCATCTCAATACTAGTGGCTGCGGTGGGCATGAAATGCACCGCATGCTTGGCAGAGAACAagcaacagaaaaacaaaatcgCCCTGGCAGGAGGAATTATCTTCATTATTGGAG GACTGAGTGCTCTTATTGCCACATCCATGTATGGACATAAGATAGCTAAGGACTTCTACAACCCCTTCACCCCAACAAATGCCAA GTATGAGTTTGGTGCAGCTCTCTTTGTGGGCTGGGCAGCATCTGTTCTCGCAATCATCGGAGGAGGCTTCTTGTGCTGCAACTGTAGCACTGACTCATCTGGAAAAGGGCAGATGTACCCCCCAACTCGCGGAGGAGTCCCAGGCACACATGTATAG